The following coding sequences lie in one Pseudomonas sp. SL4(2022) genomic window:
- the thiE gene encoding thiamine phosphate synthase — protein MKLRGLYAITDSELLKGRLLPYVEAALKGGATLLQYRDKSSDDARRLREAEALRELCNRYGAALIINDDAELAARLGVGLHLGQGDGSLSAARALLGRKAIIGGTCHAQLELAEAAAKEGVSYVAFGRFFNSTTKPGAPAADVELLTAAKTKVNLPIVAIGGVTLDNAPALIAHGASMVAVVHGLFGADSATEVERRARAFSALFIPK, from the coding sequence ATGAAACTGCGTGGCCTGTATGCCATCACCGACAGCGAATTGCTCAAGGGCAGGCTGCTGCCCTACGTCGAGGCGGCACTCAAGGGTGGTGCAACGCTGCTGCAGTACCGCGACAAATCCAGCGATGACGCGCGACGCCTGCGTGAAGCCGAAGCCCTGCGTGAGCTGTGCAACCGCTATGGCGCTGCCCTGATCATCAATGACGACGCCGAACTGGCCGCGCGCTTGGGTGTAGGCCTGCATCTGGGCCAAGGCGACGGTTCGCTGTCCGCCGCCCGCGCGCTGCTAGGGCGCAAAGCAATTATCGGCGGCACCTGCCACGCCCAGCTGGAGCTGGCCGAAGCCGCCGCCAAGGAAGGCGTCAGCTATGTCGCCTTCGGCCGTTTCTTCAATTCCACCACCAAGCCCGGTGCACCGGCGGCTGATGTCGAGTTGCTGACGGCGGCGAAAACCAAGGTCAACCTGCCGATTGTCGCCATTGGCGGCGTAACGCTGGACAACGCCCCGGCGCTGATTGCCCACGGCGCCAGTATGGTTGCCGTGGTGCACGGCCTGTTTGGTGCTGACTCCGCCACCGAAGTCGAACGCCGCGCCCGCGCCTTTAGCGCCCTGTTCATCCCGAAATAA
- a CDS encoding DUF1820 family protein yields MSKREPIYKVIFLNQGQVYEMYAKQIFQSDLWGFLEVEEFVFGERTQVVVDPSEEKLKAQFDGVVRSFIPMHAIIRIDEVERLGTPKISDAKGGGNVMPFPMPMPDK; encoded by the coding sequence ATGAGCAAACGCGAGCCCATCTACAAGGTGATTTTCCTCAACCAGGGTCAGGTGTACGAGATGTATGCCAAGCAGATTTTCCAGAGCGATCTGTGGGGCTTTCTGGAAGTGGAAGAGTTCGTCTTTGGCGAGCGTACCCAGGTGGTTGTCGACCCCAGCGAGGAAAAGCTCAAGGCGCAGTTCGACGGTGTGGTACGCAGCTTTATCCCCATGCATGCGATCATCCGCATCGATGAGGTCGAACGCCTGGGTACGCCGAAGATCAGTGATGCCAAGGGCGGTGGCAATGTGATGCCCTTCCCTATGCCGATGCCTGACAAGTGA
- the lnt gene encoding apolipoprotein N-acyltransferase, with amino-acid sequence MHWITRPGWPGTLLALVAGAITPLALAPYDLWPLALLSIALFYLGLRDLTPRQAALRGWSYGFGLFAAGTSWVYVSIHDYGAASPALALLLTLLFVAGLGLFFALGAWVWARWLRRVEAPLADALAFAALWLAQEAFRGWFLTGFPWLYAGYSQLDGPLSGLAPVGGVWLLSFSLALSAALLVNLAQLRARKAFLAIGVVLLVAPWIAGLTLKGHAWTQPLSEPLNVAAMQGNIEQNLKWDPEQLNAQLALYRDMTFSAKPTDLIIWPETAIPVLKDRAQGYLGVINRFANERNAALITGVPIRQSNERGEQRYYNGISVVGQGSGDYLKQKLVPFGEYVPLQDLLRGLIAFFDLPMSDFARGSAEQGLLQAKGHALASLICYEVVYPEFAASLAAQSDLLLTISNDTWFGRSIGPLQHLQMAQMRALEAGRWMIRATNNGVTALIDPQGQITTQLPQFEQAVLYGQVQPMQGLTPYLYWRGWPMLIICLGLFAWALLASRMAKTL; translated from the coding sequence ATGCATTGGATAACTCGACCTGGCTGGCCCGGCACCCTGCTCGCACTTGTAGCAGGGGCGATCACACCACTGGCGCTGGCGCCCTATGACCTGTGGCCGCTGGCGCTATTGTCCATTGCCCTGTTCTACCTCGGCCTGCGTGACCTCACGCCGCGTCAGGCAGCTCTGCGCGGCTGGAGTTATGGCTTTGGCCTGTTCGCCGCAGGCACCAGCTGGGTGTATGTGAGCATTCACGATTACGGCGCCGCCTCGCCCGCACTGGCGCTGCTGCTAACCCTGCTGTTCGTGGCCGGGCTGGGATTGTTTTTTGCGCTCGGCGCATGGGTATGGGCACGCTGGCTGCGTCGAGTAGAAGCCCCGCTGGCCGACGCCCTGGCGTTTGCCGCGCTATGGCTGGCACAAGAGGCTTTTCGCGGCTGGTTTCTCACCGGTTTCCCCTGGCTTTATGCCGGTTACAGCCAACTCGACGGCCCGCTGTCCGGATTAGCGCCAGTGGGCGGTGTCTGGCTGCTGTCATTCAGCCTGGCCCTGAGCGCCGCCCTGCTGGTCAACCTGGCGCAGCTGCGGGCGCGCAAGGCGTTTCTCGCCATCGGTGTTGTGCTGTTAGTCGCGCCATGGATTGCCGGCCTGACGCTCAAGGGCCACGCCTGGACCCAGCCGCTGAGCGAGCCGCTGAACGTTGCCGCCATGCAAGGCAATATCGAACAGAACCTGAAGTGGGACCCCGAGCAGCTCAACGCCCAGCTCGCGCTATACCGCGACATGACCTTCAGTGCCAAGCCAACCGACCTGATCATCTGGCCGGAAACCGCCATCCCGGTGCTCAAGGACCGCGCTCAGGGTTACCTGGGCGTGATCAATCGCTTCGCCAACGAGCGCAATGCCGCGCTGATCACCGGCGTGCCGATTCGCCAGAGCAACGAGCGTGGCGAGCAGCGCTACTACAACGGCATCAGCGTGGTCGGCCAGGGCAGCGGCGATTACCTCAAGCAGAAGCTGGTGCCCTTCGGTGAGTACGTGCCACTGCAAGACCTGCTGCGCGGACTGATTGCGTTCTTTGACCTGCCCATGTCCGACTTCGCCCGCGGCTCCGCCGAGCAGGGCTTGTTGCAAGCCAAAGGTCACGCCTTGGCTTCGCTGATCTGCTACGAAGTGGTCTACCCCGAGTTCGCCGCCAGCCTGGCAGCGCAGAGTGACCTGCTGCTGACCATCAGCAACGACACCTGGTTCGGCCGCTCCATCGGCCCGCTGCAGCACCTGCAGATGGCGCAGATGCGCGCCCTGGAAGCCGGCCGCTGGATGATCCGCGCAACCAACAATGGCGTCACCGCACTGATCGACCCGCAAGGCCAGATCACCACGCAACTGCCGCAGTTCGAGCAGGCGGTGCTCTACGGCCAGGTGCAACCGATGCAGGGCCTCACGCCTTACCTCTACTGGCGCGGCTGGCCGATGCTGATCATCTGCCTGGGGCTATTTGCCTGGGCGCTGCTGGCCAGCCGTATGGCCAAAACCCTGTAG
- a CDS encoding tetratricopeptide repeat protein, with amino-acid sequence MKRTGRTLSLGCLLLLLPLLASASGNSLLIPALGSCSLNTAPEELPAALEACQQAASNGDLQAEFELGEFYYDGKRIERDLSQALKWFEQASLQGHAQSQYRLGMMFFRGEGVPANAVQAYIVLKMAAVNGSDEAMDSADLIAAQMPRDELEIASQVLGQIFRNYLLELQNADTLTSPFAPLP; translated from the coding sequence ATGAAACGCACCGGCCGCACCCTGTCCCTGGGCTGCCTGTTGCTCCTGCTGCCACTGCTCGCCTCGGCGAGCGGTAACTCCTTGCTGATCCCCGCGCTTGGCAGCTGCTCACTCAACACCGCCCCCGAAGAACTGCCCGCCGCCCTTGAGGCCTGCCAACAAGCAGCGAGCAATGGCGATCTTCAAGCAGAGTTCGAACTGGGCGAGTTCTACTACGACGGCAAGCGCATCGAACGTGATCTCAGCCAGGCGCTGAAATGGTTCGAGCAGGCCTCGTTGCAGGGCCATGCGCAATCGCAGTACCGCCTGGGCATGATGTTCTTCCGTGGCGAAGGCGTACCGGCAAACGCCGTGCAGGCTTATATCGTACTGAAGATGGCGGCGGTGAACGGCTCGGACGAAGCCATGGACAGCGCCGACCTGATCGCCGCGCAGATGCCCCGCGATGAGCTGGAAATCGCCAGCCAGGTGCTCGGGCAGATCTTCCGCAACTACCTGCTGGAGTTGCAGAACGCCGATACCCTTACCTCGCCGTTCGCACCGCTGCCGTAG
- the hemL gene encoding glutamate-1-semialdehyde 2,1-aminomutase: protein MSRSETLFANAQKHIPGGVNSPVRAFKSVGGTPLFFKHAEGAYVTDEDDKRYVDYVGSWGPMILGHSHPEVLDAVRNQLQHGLSYGAPTAMETEMADLVCSLVPSMDMVRMVSSGTEATMSAIRLARGYTGRDNIIKFEGCYHGHSDSLLVKAGSGLLTQGVPSSAGVPADFAKHTLTLPFNDLAAVEQMLSEVGSSVACIIVEPVAGNMNCVPPAPGYLQGLREQCDKHGVVLIFDEVMTGFRVALGGAQAYYGVTPDLTTFGKIIGGGMPVGCFGGKREIMHCIAPLGPVYQAGTLSGNPLAMAAGLTTLRLIKRPGFHAELTDYTRRMLQGLQDRADAAGIPFVTTQAGGMFGLYFSGADDIVTFEDVMASDAERFKRFFHLMLDGGVYLAPSAFEAGFTSIAHGDAELNITLDAAERAFAELKNA, encoded by the coding sequence ATGTCCCGTTCCGAAACCCTCTTCGCCAACGCGCAAAAACACATCCCCGGTGGCGTCAACTCACCGGTGCGCGCGTTCAAAAGCGTCGGCGGCACGCCGCTGTTCTTCAAGCACGCCGAAGGCGCCTACGTCACCGATGAAGACGACAAGCGCTACGTGGATTATGTCGGCTCCTGGGGCCCGATGATCCTCGGCCACAGCCACCCAGAAGTCCTCGACGCAGTGCGCAACCAGTTGCAACACGGCCTGTCCTACGGCGCACCAACCGCCATGGAAACCGAGATGGCCGACCTGGTGTGCAGCCTGGTGCCGTCGATGGACATGGTGCGCATGGTCAGCTCCGGCACCGAGGCGACCATGAGCGCCATCCGCTTGGCCCGTGGCTACACCGGCCGCGACAACATCATCAAATTCGAAGGCTGCTACCACGGCCACTCCGACAGCCTGCTGGTGAAAGCCGGCTCCGGCCTGCTGACCCAGGGCGTGCCAAGCTCGGCCGGCGTGCCGGCTGACTTCGCCAAACACACCCTGACCCTACCCTTCAACGACCTGGCGGCCGTCGAGCAGATGCTCAGCGAAGTCGGTTCGAGCGTCGCCTGCATCATCGTCGAGCCGGTGGCCGGCAACATGAACTGCGTGCCGCCTGCGCCAGGCTACCTGCAGGGCCTGCGCGAGCAGTGCGACAAACACGGCGTGGTGCTGATTTTCGACGAAGTGATGACCGGTTTCCGCGTTGCCCTCGGCGGTGCCCAGGCGTATTACGGCGTCACTCCGGACCTGACCACCTTCGGCAAGATTATCGGTGGCGGCATGCCGGTCGGCTGCTTTGGCGGCAAACGCGAAATCATGCATTGCATCGCCCCGCTCGGCCCGGTGTACCAGGCCGGCACCCTGTCGGGTAACCCGCTGGCCATGGCCGCCGGCCTGACTACTTTGCGCCTGATCAAACGCCCGGGCTTCCACGCCGAGCTGACCGACTACACCCGCCGCATGCTCCAGGGCTTGCAAGACCGCGCCGATGCGGCCGGCATTCCGTTCGTCACCACCCAAGCGGGCGGCATGTTCGGCCTGTACTTCAGCGGCGCCGACGACATCGTCACCTTTGAGGACGTGATGGCCAGCGACGCCGAGCGCTTCAAGCGTTTCTTCCACCTGATGCTCGATGGTGGCGTGTACCTGGCGCCCAGCGCCTTCGAGGCCGGTTTCACCTCCATTGCCCATGGTGATGCCGAGCTGAACATCACCCTGGACGCCGCTGAGCGGGCCTTTGCCGAGTTGAAGAACGCCTGA
- a CDS encoding hydroxymethylpyrimidine/phosphomethylpyrimidine kinase codes for MKTPTSRPVVLCLSGHDPSGGAGLQADIEALLAQGCHAAPTVTALTVQDTVNVSDFRVLDRDWVLAQANAVINDLPIEAVKLGMLGSVEMVETVLEIMQRLPGIPLVCDPVLRAGGGGALGKDEVGYAMRERLFAVSTIATPNLPEARILAELPDGSADECAEKLLPYIQHLLITGGHGDEHEVHNRLYSRDGSRHTFTCQRLPGSYHGSGCTLASTLAGRLALGQELVSAVQFALDYTWRTLRDAEQPGHGQYIPRRLPLDLY; via the coding sequence ATGAAAACGCCTACCTCTCGCCCCGTAGTGCTGTGCCTGTCCGGTCATGACCCCAGTGGGGGTGCCGGGCTGCAAGCCGATATCGAAGCCCTGCTCGCCCAAGGCTGTCACGCTGCCCCTACCGTGACCGCGCTGACCGTGCAGGACACCGTCAACGTTTCCGACTTCCGCGTGCTCGACCGCGACTGGGTCTTGGCCCAGGCCAATGCGGTGATCAATGACCTGCCGATCGAAGCGGTAAAGCTGGGCATGCTCGGCTCGGTTGAGATGGTCGAAACCGTACTGGAAATCATGCAGCGCCTGCCAGGTATTCCGCTGGTCTGTGACCCGGTGCTGCGTGCCGGTGGCGGCGGCGCATTGGGCAAGGACGAAGTTGGCTACGCCATGCGCGAGCGCCTGTTTGCCGTCTCGACCATCGCCACGCCCAACCTGCCGGAAGCGCGCATTCTCGCCGAGCTGCCGGACGGCAGTGCGGATGAGTGCGCCGAGAAGCTCCTGCCGTATATCCAGCACCTGCTGATCACCGGCGGCCATGGCGATGAGCACGAAGTGCACAACCGCCTGTATTCGCGTGACGGCAGCCGCCACACCTTTACCTGCCAGCGCCTACCCGGCAGCTACCACGGCTCCGGTTGCACCCTGGCCAGCACCCTCGCCGGTCGCCTGGCACTGGGTCAGGAATTGGTCAGCGCCGTGCAGTTTGCCCTTGATTACACCTGGCGCACCCTGCGTGACGCCGAACAACCGGGCCACGGTCAGTACATCCCGCGTCGCCTGCCCCTGGATCTCTATTAA
- a CDS encoding HlyC/CorC family transporter, which yields MSEDRSSNEQKSWFNRLTQAFAHEPKNRKELLEVLREAHQNKLLDSEALAIVEGAIQVADLQVRDIMVPRSQMMSIKANQSPKEFLPAIIEAAHSRYPVVGESLDDVVGILLAKDLLPLILSGEQSNFNIKDLLRPATFVPESKRLNVLLREFRANHNHMAVVIDEYGGVAGLVTIEDVLEQIVGDIEDEHDVEEDSYVKPLPSGDFLVKALTPIDSFNEVFDTAFSDDEFDTVGGLVMSAFGHLPKRNEVTEIGEFRFRVLNADSRRIHLLRLTPINN from the coding sequence ATGAGCGAAGACCGATCGAGCAACGAGCAGAAGTCCTGGTTTAACAGACTGACCCAGGCTTTTGCTCATGAGCCGAAAAACCGCAAGGAATTGCTGGAAGTGCTGCGCGAAGCGCACCAGAACAAGCTGCTCGACAGCGAAGCACTGGCCATCGTTGAAGGTGCAATTCAGGTCGCCGACCTGCAGGTTCGCGACATTATGGTGCCGCGCTCACAAATGATGAGCATCAAGGCCAATCAGTCGCCCAAGGAATTCCTGCCGGCGATCATCGAAGCGGCGCACTCGCGCTACCCGGTGGTGGGCGAAAGCCTCGACGATGTGGTCGGCATTCTCCTGGCCAAGGACCTGCTGCCGCTGATCCTCTCGGGCGAGCAGTCCAATTTCAATATCAAGGACCTGCTGCGACCGGCCACCTTTGTGCCCGAGTCCAAGCGCCTCAACGTGCTGCTGCGCGAATTCCGCGCCAACCACAACCACATGGCCGTGGTGATTGATGAGTACGGCGGCGTCGCTGGCCTGGTGACCATCGAGGACGTGCTTGAGCAGATCGTCGGCGATATCGAAGACGAGCACGACGTGGAAGAAGACAGCTACGTCAAACCACTGCCCTCCGGCGACTTCCTGGTCAAAGCGCTGACACCAATCGACAGCTTCAACGAAGTCTTCGACACCGCATTCTCCGACGATGAATTCGATACCGTCGGTGGTCTGGTGATGAGCGCCTTCGGCCACCTGCCCAAACGCAATGAAGTCACCGAGATCGGCGAGTTTCGTTTCCGCGTGCTCAACGCCGACAGCCGGCGCATTCATCTGCTGCGCCTGACGCCGATCAATAACTGA
- a CDS encoding PhoH family protein: MNAPIEPLRFILEPFEARRFANLCGQFDEHLRLIEQRLGIELRNRGNQFELVGTAGQTRAAEQLLRRLYRETQSTELSPDLVHLFLQESGIEELSNPTVEASVALRTRKGMIRPRGANQQRYVKAILDHDINFGIGPAGTGKTYLAVACAVDALEREQIRRILLVRPAVEAGEKLGFLPGDLSQKIDPYLRPLYDALYEMLGFEQVAKLIEKQVIEVAPLAYMRGRTLNNSFIILDESQNTTLEQMKMFLTRIGFGSTAVITGDITQVDLPRGTKSGLTHVIDVLRDVPGISFTHFKPKDVVRHPLVQRIVEAYERYDSRAQGMPDNGQSDRNA; encoded by the coding sequence TTGAACGCGCCCATAGAACCGCTTCGCTTTATCCTTGAACCCTTTGAGGCCCGCCGCTTCGCCAACCTGTGCGGCCAATTTGATGAGCACCTGCGCCTGATTGAACAGCGCCTGGGCATCGAATTGCGCAATCGCGGCAACCAGTTCGAACTGGTCGGTACCGCAGGGCAGACCCGCGCCGCCGAGCAACTGCTGCGCCGCCTCTACCGCGAAACCCAAAGCACCGAACTGTCGCCTGACCTGGTGCACCTGTTCCTGCAGGAATCCGGTATCGAGGAGCTGAGCAACCCGACCGTCGAAGCCAGCGTCGCCCTGCGCACCCGCAAGGGCATGATTCGCCCACGCGGCGCCAATCAGCAGCGCTATGTCAAAGCCATCCTCGACCACGACATCAACTTCGGCATAGGCCCAGCCGGTACTGGCAAGACCTACCTGGCGGTGGCCTGCGCAGTGGACGCCCTGGAGCGCGAGCAGATTCGCCGCATCCTGCTGGTGCGCCCGGCGGTAGAGGCTGGCGAGAAGCTGGGCTTTTTGCCCGGCGACCTGTCGCAGAAGATCGACCCCTACCTGCGCCCCCTGTACGACGCGCTCTACGAGATGCTCGGCTTTGAGCAGGTGGCCAAGCTGATCGAGAAACAGGTGATTGAAGTCGCGCCGCTGGCCTATATGCGCGGCCGCACGCTGAACAACAGCTTTATCATCCTCGACGAAAGCCAGAACACCACGCTTGAGCAGATGAAGATGTTCCTCACCCGCATCGGCTTCGGCTCCACTGCGGTGATTACCGGCGATATCACTCAGGTCGACCTGCCGCGCGGCACCAAAAGTGGCCTGACCCACGTGATCGACGTGTTACGTGACGTCCCAGGCATCAGCTTTACCCACTTCAAGCCCAAGGACGTGGTGCGCCACCCGTTGGTGCAACGCATCGTTGAAGCCTACGAGCGCTACGACAGCCGCGCCCAGGGCATGCCAGACAATGGCCAGAGTGATCGCAATGCTTGA
- the miaB gene encoding tRNA (N6-isopentenyl adenosine(37)-C2)-methylthiotransferase MiaB, with protein MTKKLYIETHGCQMNEYDSSRMIDLLGEHQALEVTEQAADADIILLNTCSIREKAQDKVFSQLGRWQKLKIANPDLVIGVGGCVASQEGAAIRDRAPYVDVVFGPQTLHRLPEMIDAARSTKIAQVDISFPEIEKFDRLPEPRVDGPSAYVSVMEGCSKYCTFCVVPYTRGEEVSRPMADVLAEIIHLAEHGVREVTLLGQNVNGYRGATANGQIADFAELLYAVAAIDGIDRIRYTTSHPLEFSDALIQAHAEIPELVKYLHLPVQSGSDRILAAMKRNHTVLEYKSRIRKLKAAVPDILISSDFIVGFPGETEKDFEQTLKLVEDVGFDFCYSFVYSARPGTPAADLPDDTPLELKKQRLALLQHRITQQGFENSRRMAGTVQRILVNDYSKKDPGMLQGRTESNRVVNFRSDNPRLIGQFVDVHIDEAMPNSLRGTLISETVCD; from the coding sequence ATGACCAAGAAGCTTTATATAGAAACCCACGGTTGCCAGATGAACGAGTACGACAGCTCGCGCATGATCGACCTGCTGGGTGAACATCAAGCCCTGGAAGTCACCGAACAGGCGGCAGATGCTGACATCATCCTGCTCAACACCTGTTCGATCCGCGAAAAAGCCCAGGACAAGGTGTTCTCGCAACTCGGCCGCTGGCAAAAGCTGAAGATTGCCAACCCCGACCTGGTGATCGGCGTTGGCGGCTGTGTGGCCAGCCAGGAAGGCGCGGCGATTCGTGATCGCGCACCCTACGTCGACGTGGTCTTCGGCCCGCAGACCCTGCACCGCCTGCCGGAAATGATCGACGCCGCGCGCAGCACCAAGATCGCTCAGGTGGATATCAGCTTCCCTGAAATCGAGAAGTTCGACCGCCTGCCCGAGCCGCGCGTGGATGGCCCAAGCGCTTATGTGTCGGTAATGGAAGGCTGCAGCAAGTACTGCACCTTTTGCGTGGTGCCCTATACCCGCGGTGAAGAAGTCAGCCGGCCGATGGCCGATGTACTGGCCGAGATCATTCACCTGGCCGAACACGGTGTGCGCGAAGTCACCCTGCTCGGGCAGAACGTCAACGGCTACCGCGGCGCAACTGCGAATGGGCAGATCGCCGACTTCGCCGAGCTGCTCTACGCCGTGGCCGCCATCGATGGTATTGACCGCATCCGCTACACCACCAGCCACCCGCTGGAGTTCTCCGACGCGCTGATCCAAGCCCACGCAGAGATCCCGGAGCTGGTGAAGTACCTGCACCTGCCCGTGCAATCAGGCTCTGACCGCATTCTCGCGGCCATGAAGCGCAATCACACGGTGCTGGAATACAAGTCACGCATCCGCAAACTGAAAGCCGCCGTGCCGGACATCCTGATCAGCTCGGACTTTATCGTCGGCTTCCCCGGTGAAACCGAGAAAGACTTCGAGCAGACCCTGAAGCTGGTCGAGGATGTCGGTTTCGACTTCTGCTACTCCTTCGTCTACAGCGCGCGCCCCGGCACCCCGGCGGCCGACCTGCCCGACGACACCCCGCTGGAGCTGAAAAAACAGCGCCTGGCACTGCTGCAACACCGCATCACCCAGCAGGGTTTCGAGAACAGCCGACGCATGGCTGGCACTGTGCAGCGCATCTTGGTCAACGATTACTCGAAGAAGGACCCCGGCATGCTCCAGGGGCGCACCGAGAGCAATCGCGTGGTCAACTTCCGCAGCGACAACCCACGCCTGATCGGCCAGTTTGTCGACGTGCATATCGACGAAGCCATGCCCAACTCGCTACGCGGTACGCTGATCAGCGAAACCGTCTGCGACTAA
- the ybeY gene encoding rRNA maturation RNase YbeY: MLELDLQIASDAATLPSEAQFRAWCEIALRLRSADSELTIRLVDEAEGRELNHTWRHKDYATNVLSFPADVPDEFLDIPLLGDLVICVPVVEREAQEQAKTSEAHWAHLVIHGCLHLLGYDHIEDEEAEEMEALERELLAELGHPDPYADHE, from the coding sequence ATGCTTGAACTTGATCTGCAGATCGCCAGCGATGCCGCCACCCTGCCGAGCGAAGCGCAGTTCCGCGCCTGGTGCGAGATCGCCCTGCGCCTGCGCAGCGCTGACTCCGAACTGACCATTCGCCTGGTCGATGAAGCCGAGGGCCGCGAACTCAATCACACCTGGCGTCATAAAGATTACGCCACCAACGTGCTCTCCTTCCCTGCGGATGTACCGGACGAGTTTTTGGATATCCCGCTGCTGGGCGACCTGGTGATCTGCGTACCGGTGGTCGAGCGCGAAGCCCAGGAGCAAGCGAAAACCAGCGAAGCGCATTGGGCGCACCTGGTGATACACGGCTGTTTGCACCTGCTCGGCTATGACCATATCGAGGATGAGGAAGCCGAAGAGATGGAAGCGCTGGAACGAGAATTGCTGGCTGAGTTAGGGCATCCCGACCCTTACGCCGACCACGAATAA